The Streptomyces sp. B3I8 nucleotide sequence ACGCCGTACTGGACGCCATCGTCCGCGCGGTCGTCGCCGGGGACCGGGTCTCCGTCACCGGCTTCGGTTCCTTCGAGAAGGTGGACCGCCCGGCCCGCTATGCCCGGAACCCGCAGACCGGGGAGCGGGTGCGGGTCAAGAAGACCTCCGTGCCGCGCTTCCGTGCCGGCCAGGGGTTCAAGGACCTGGTGAGCGGGTCCAAGAAGCTGCCCAAGGGCGGCGAGGTCGCGGTCAAGAAGGCGCCCAAGGGCAGCCTTTCGGGTCCGCCGCCCACCATCGCCAAGGCCGCGGGCAAGAAGGCCGCCACCAAGAAGGCGGCGGGCGCGCGGAAGACGGCCGCGGCGGCGACGAAGAAGGCGGCCGCCAAGAAGACCACGGCGACGGCGAAGAAGGCCGCCGCCAAGAAGACGACCGGCACGGCGAAGACGGCCGCGGCCAAGAAGTCCACGTCGGCGGCGAAGAAGACGGCCACGAAGGCGACGGCCAAGAAGGCCCCGGCGAAGAAGGCCACCGCGAAGAAGGCCCCGGCACGCAAGTCGCCGGCACGCAAGACGACCACCGCGAAGCGGGCGAGCAGCGCGCGGCAGTGAGTCGTGCACCGGGAGTGATTGACACGTGCCGGGACGGGCCGGACCCCCAGGGGTCCGGCCCGCGGTGTTCGGGCGCCTCATGGCGAGGGGGTGCGGGTCGTGAGGCAGTCGCGGTACGTCGTGGCTCGTCGCGCGGTTCCCCGTACCCCTTGGAAGCGGGGGCGCTGCCCGCTTTCATGGGCGCGGGGTCCGCGCGAGCAACCACCCACCCGCACCCGACAACGCACCCCTGGGGGGTCCAAGGGGCGCAGCCCCCAAGGGACGGGAAGGACAGGGGCGGCGGGGACGAGAGAAGATCCCGGGCGGGCGAACCCCCGGCCCTCGGAACCCGGTACGTCAGAACGTCTGCAAGGTCACCAGGGTGATGCGGAGGGCTTCGCCCTCGCCGGCCGTCTCGACGCGCACGCGCTGGCCCGGCCGCAGCAGCCGCAGACCCCCCGCGTCGAACGCCGCCGCGTCGAACGCCACCGGCGTCCCGTCGTCCAGCAGCACCTGGCCACTGCGGGTCCCGGAGTCGTACGTGTACGCGGTCGCCTGCATACCCGCAGCCTAATACCCGCGATTCCCGCACATGGAGGGCGATGCCCCCGGGGCCGGCGCCCCCCAGGCCGAAGCCTCCACGGCGGCCACCGTCCGCGCCCCCGCCCCCAGCGCCAGCGCCGCCCGCAGATCGTCACCCGTGTCGACGTCCTGGCGCACCGAGTCCACCGAGCGCGTCGCGAGTTCCACCGCCCCCGAGGCCAGATGCCGCCGCCGGGAATCCACTCCGAAGGCCGGCCGCAATTCCCGCCCCGGCCCCGCCGCCAGCAACGTCGTGCCGATTCCCGCCGCGTCCGCGAGGAAAGAACGCGGAAATGCGGTGGCCGCCCGCAGCACCCGCCCCAATTCGGCGGGCCGCAGCGCCGGGAGATCGGCGTTGAGCGCGGCGACCGCCGCCCCCGGCCGCCGGGACCGTACGACCCCCGCCCCGTGCGCCAGTGCCGCGTTCAGGCCGCCCGCCGGCTCGTCGGGGACGATCACCGCGCCGAGCACGGACAGTTCCCGCCCGGCGAGCGGGTCGTCCGTGACGACCGCCACATCGCGCACCTCGGGACAGGCCAGCGTCGCTGCCACCGTGTCCTGCGCGAACGCCAGGGCGAGCCCCGGGCGCACCTCGTCCCCGGTGGTGTCCGTCAGGCGGCTCTTGGCTCGCGCCAGGGCTTTCACCGGGATGACCAACGACCACTGCACGCGCGCTCCGTCCGCCGACCCGTCGCGCCCATTGTCACCCGGACCGCACACGGCCCGCCCACGTCCCACCTGGCTGTTCACACACCGGGGCGTACGGTGTTCTCGACAGACAGGCGGCCCGGGGCCACACTTGTGCGGCTCCCCGGGCCCGGGTTCCAGACCCGTGAGGCCCCAAGCCCCTAGAGGAAGGTGTCCGTGTGCCCCGCCGGAGAATCGGCTTCTGGTACCGCTTCGCCGCGGTGCTCTGCAAACCTCCGCTGGTGGTTCTGCTGAAGCGGGATTGGCGCGGAATGGAGAACATGCCGGCCGACGGCGGATTCATCACCGCGGTGAACCACAATTCGCATGTGGACCCCTTCGCGTACGCGCACTACCAGTACAACACCGGGCGTGTTCCGCGTTTTCTCGCGAAGAGCGGACTTTTCCGCAAGGGATTCGTCGGCGCCGCCATGCGCGGCACCGGCCAGATCCCCGTCTACCGCGAGACGACGGACGCGCTCAGCGCCTTCCGAGCCGCGATCCACGCCGTGGAGAGCGGCGAGTGCGTGGCGTTCTACCCCGAGGGCACCCTGACCCGCGACCCCGGCCTGTGGCCCATGACCGGCAAGACCGGTGCCGCGCGCGTCGCCCTGCAGACCCGGTGCCCGGTGATCCCCGTCGCCCAGTGGGGCGCCAACGAACTGCTGCCGCCCTATGCGAAGAAGCCGGTCCTCTTCCCGCGCAAGACGCACCGCGTCGTCGCGGGCCCGCCGGTGGACCTCAGCGACTTCTACGGCCGTGAGATGACGCCCGACCTGCTCAAGGAGGCGACGGAGGTCATCATGGCCGCCATCACCCGCCTGCTCGAGGAGATCCGCGGCGAGAAGGCGCCCGACAAGCGGTACGACCCGCGCGAGGTCCGTATCGAGCAGCGCCGCCGCACCGCCGCGGCCACCGCCGCGAAGCGCAAGACACACCAGGAGCCCGGGCAACGGGACGATCAGCACCGCGAGCAGCAAGAGCACGCAGAGCACCAAGAGCACCAAGAGCACGCCGAGCAGGCACAGCAAGAGGGGCAGGGCACGTGAGCGAGCCGGTCAGGGCCGCCGTCTTCGGCACGGGATCGTGGGGCACGGCCTTCGGCATGGTGCTCGCCGACGCCGGGTGCGAGGTCACCCTGTGGGCGCGGCGCCCGGAGCTGGCCGAGGCGGTCAACTCCACCCGGACCAACCCCGACTACCTGCCGGGCATCGAACTCCCGGCCCGTCTGCGGGCGACCGCCGACCCCGCCGAGGCCGCCCGCGACGCCGACTTCACCGTGCTCGCCGTGCCCTCCCAGACGCTGCGCGCCAACCTCGCGGAGTGGGGGCCGCTGCTCGCCCCCGGCACCGTCCTGGTCTCCCTGATGAAGGGCGTCGAACTCGGCTCCGCGATGCGGATGAGCGAGGTCGTCGAGGACGTCGCCAAGGTCGGACCCGAGCGCATCGCGGTGGTCACCGGCCCCAATCTCGCCCGGGAGATCGCCGCCCGGATGCCGGCCGCCGCCGTGGTCGCCTGCACCGACGAGACCGTCGCCCGACGGCTCCAGACCGCCTGCCACACGCGGTACTTCCGCCCGTACACCAACACCGACGTGGTCGGCTGCGAACTGGGCGGCGCGATCAAGAACGTCATCGGGCTGGCGGTCGGCATCGCCGACGGCATGGGGCTCGGCGACAACGCCAAGGGCTCGCTCATCACCCGGGGGCTCGCCGAGACCACCCGGCTCGGCCTCGCCATGGGCGCCGACCCGCTGACCTTCTCCGGTCTCGCGGGTCTCGGTGACCTGGTCGCCACCTGCTCCTCGCCGCTGTCGCGCAACCACACCTTCGGCACCAACCTCGGCAAGGGCATGACCGTCGAGGAGACCATCGCGGTCACCAAGCAGACCGCGGAGGGCGTCAAGTCCTGCGAGTCCGTACGGGACCTGGGCCGACGGCACGGCGTCGAGATGCCGCTGACCGAGACCGTCGTCGGCATCGTCCACGAGGGCAAGTCGCCGGTGACCGCGGTCAAGGAGCTGATGGGGCGCAGCGCCAAGTCCGAACGGCACTGACCCCGAACGCCACTGGTCCCGGGCGGTCCCGGCCCGCCGCCCGCCGCCCGCACACCCGGTCCGCCGGTCGCCGACGCCCCGCCGGGCGACCGCCGGTGCCACGCTGAGCGACCGTTCGTACGACGGTGAGCGACCGTCCGTGCGACGCGCGGCGACGGCCGGTGGCGGGCGCTGACGCCGAGCATGCGGGCGGGTACCCTCATCGCGATATGAGCACCGAGAACCTCCCCCAGACTTCCGGGCAGCCGCCCCGCAAGCCGCGTGTGGCCGTCGTGTTCGGCGGCCGCAGCTCAGAACACGGGATCTCCGTGGTCACCGCCGGCGCCGTACTGAACGCCATCGACCGGACCAAGTACGACGTCCTGCCGATCGGCATCACACGGGAGGGCCGCTGGGCGCTCACGGCCGACGAGCCGGCCCGCATGGCGATCGTCGACCGCAGGCCGCCGGACGTCGACGAACTCGCCGACGCGGCCGAGGGCGGCGTGGTGCTCCCCGTCGACCCCGCCAACCGCGAGGTCGTCTACACCGAACCCGGTTCCGTGCCCAAGGCGCTCGGCGAGGTCGACGTCGTCTTCCCCGTGCTGCACGGCCCCTACGGTGAGGACGGCACCCTCCAGGGGCTGCTGGAGCTGTCCGGGGTGCCGTACGTCGGCTCGGGCGTGCTCGCCTCGGCCGTCGGCCAGGACAAGGAGTACATGAAGCGGGTGTTCACCTCGTTCGGGCTGAAGGTCGGCCCCTACGTGGTGATCCGGCCGCGCGAGTGGGAGCGCGACCGGGCGGCCGCCCGCAAGAAGATCGTCGACTTCGCCGGCGAGCACGGCTGGCCGCTGTTCGTGAAGCCCGCGCGCGCGGGCTCGTCCATCGGCATCACCAAGGTCGACGACCTCGCCGGTCTGGACGAGGCGGTCGAGGAGGCGCAGCGGCACGACCCGAAGATCCTGATCGAGGCGGAGCTGCGCGGGCGCGAGATCGAGTGCGGGGTGCTGGAGTTCGAGGACGGGCCGCGTGCCTCGGTGCCCGCCGAGATCCCGCCGCCCGACACCCACGCGTACTACGACTTCGAGGCCAAGTACATCGACTCCACCCCCGGTCTCGTCCCCGCCCCGCTGACGCCGGAGGAGACCGCCGAGGTGCGGCGCCTCGCTGTCGAGGCGTTCGAGGCGGCCTCCTGCGAGGGGCTGGTGCGGGCGGA carries:
- the cofC gene encoding 2-phospho-L-lactate guanylyltransferase, encoding MQWSLVIPVKALARAKSRLTDTTGDEVRPGLALAFAQDTVAATLACPEVRDVAVVTDDPLAGRELSVLGAVIVPDEPAGGLNAALAHGAGVVRSRRPGAAVAALNADLPALRPAELGRVLRAATAFPRSFLADAAGIGTTLLAAGPGRELRPAFGVDSRRRHLASGAVELATRSVDSVRQDVDTGDDLRAALALGAGARTVAAVEASAWGAPAPGASPSMCGNRGY
- a CDS encoding NAD(P)H-dependent glycerol-3-phosphate dehydrogenase, whose translation is MSEPVRAAVFGTGSWGTAFGMVLADAGCEVTLWARRPELAEAVNSTRTNPDYLPGIELPARLRATADPAEAARDADFTVLAVPSQTLRANLAEWGPLLAPGTVLVSLMKGVELGSAMRMSEVVEDVAKVGPERIAVVTGPNLAREIAARMPAAAVVACTDETVARRLQTACHTRYFRPYTNTDVVGCELGGAIKNVIGLAVGIADGMGLGDNAKGSLITRGLAETTRLGLAMGADPLTFSGLAGLGDLVATCSSPLSRNHTFGTNLGKGMTVEETIAVTKQTAEGVKSCESVRDLGRRHGVEMPLTETVVGIVHEGKSPVTAVKELMGRSAKSERH
- a CDS encoding D-alanine--D-alanine ligase family protein, translating into MSTENLPQTSGQPPRKPRVAVVFGGRSSEHGISVVTAGAVLNAIDRTKYDVLPIGITREGRWALTADEPARMAIVDRRPPDVDELADAAEGGVVLPVDPANREVVYTEPGSVPKALGEVDVVFPVLHGPYGEDGTLQGLLELSGVPYVGSGVLASAVGQDKEYMKRVFTSFGLKVGPYVVIRPREWERDRAAARKKIVDFAGEHGWPLFVKPARAGSSIGITKVDDLAGLDEAVEEAQRHDPKILIEAELRGREIECGVLEFEDGPRASVPAEIPPPDTHAYYDFEAKYIDSTPGLVPAPLTPEETAEVRRLAVEAFEAASCEGLVRADFFRTEDGEFVINEINTMPGFTPISMFPQMWQATGVSYGELVDRLIEAALRRSTGLR
- a CDS encoding 1-acyl-sn-glycerol-3-phosphate acyltransferase, with translation MPRRRIGFWYRFAAVLCKPPLVVLLKRDWRGMENMPADGGFITAVNHNSHVDPFAYAHYQYNTGRVPRFLAKSGLFRKGFVGAAMRGTGQIPVYRETTDALSAFRAAIHAVESGECVAFYPEGTLTRDPGLWPMTGKTGAARVALQTRCPVIPVAQWGANELLPPYAKKPVLFPRKTHRVVAGPPVDLSDFYGREMTPDLLKEATEVIMAAITRLLEEIRGEKAPDKRYDPREVRIEQRRRTAAATAAKRKTHQEPGQRDDQHREQQEHAEHQEHQEHAEQAQQEGQGT
- a CDS encoding HU family DNA-binding protein — its product is MNKAQLVEAIADKMGGRQQAADAVDAVLDAIVRAVVAGDRVSVTGFGSFEKVDRPARYARNPQTGERVRVKKTSVPRFRAGQGFKDLVSGSKKLPKGGEVAVKKAPKGSLSGPPPTIAKAAGKKAATKKAAGARKTAAAATKKAAAKKTTATAKKAAAKKTTGTAKTAAAKKSTSAAKKTATKATAKKAPAKKATAKKAPARKSPARKTTTAKRASSARQ